The genomic window TCAGCGTCAGCTCTGATCAACTTAACTCTGATAGCTTGTCCAACTTTGAAAGTCTTACCAGTGCTACGACCATGCATTGACATGCTCTTTTCGTCGTATTCGTAGTAATCGTCTTTCATGTTTGAAATATGGATCAAACCTTCAACAGTATTGTCTAGTTGAATGAACATACCAAAACTAGTTACTGAACTGACAACAGCATCGAACTCTTCGCCAACTTTATCAGCCATGTATTCTGTCTTCTTAAGATCATCGACAGCACGTTCAGCATCAATTGACTTACGTTCACGACTTGAAGTATGTTCAGCGATTGGTTGAAGCTTTTCAGCCCACTTTTCTTTTTCTTTATCAGTGAAGCCATTCTCAGCATATTCGTGGACCATTCGGTGAACGATCAAATCAGGATAACGTCTGATTGGCGAAGTAAAGTGAGTATAGTATTTTGCAGCCAAACCAAAGTGACCTAATGCTTGGTCAGAATATCTAGCTTGTTGCAAACTTCTTAGCAACATAATAGTTACAACTTGTTCTTCTGGAGTATCAACGACACTGGCCAAAACATTTTGGAACATCTTTGGCGTGATCTCTTTTAGATTACCCTTTACTTGCACACCGATAGCAGCAGCAAATTCGAAGAAGTTTTTAACTTTTTCTGCATCAGGTTTTTCATGGACACGATACAAGAATGGCACATGACTCATGTTGTAATGTTCAGCAACGGTTTCGTTAGCTGCCAACATGAATGATTCGATCATTCTTTCTGATGTTCCACGATTTCTGAGCTTAATGTCGATTGGCTTACCGTTTTCATCAACGATGATTTGTGCTTCAGTTTCTTCGAAGTCAATTGCACCACGTTCGTGACGTTTGTTGAATAAAATTTCATGAAGTTCAGCCATATCTTTGAGCATTGGAACTAGATCTGCATATTCTTCATTTAACTCAACATCGCCTTTTAAGATCTCGTTAACGTTGTTATAAGTCATACGATATTTAGATTGGATGACACTAGGGAAAATATCGTGCGTTAAGACATTTCCTTGAGGGTCGATTTCCATCTCACAAGTCAGTGCTAGACGATCTTCACCAGGGTTCAATGAACAAATACCATTTGATAATCTAAATGGCAACATTGGAATAACACGATCAACTAAATAAGTTGAAGTACCACGTTCATAGGCTTCATCATCAATTGGCGAACCTTCGCGAACATAGTGAGTAACATCGGCAATGTGGACACCTAAGTGGAAGTTACAGTTTGAAAGTTTTTCAACTTCAACGGCGTCATCAAAGTCTTTTGAGTCATCCCCATCAATCGTGATAACAGTGTTCTTAGTTAAATCCTTACGACCTTCGCGGTCAGCCTCTGTAACATGATCGGGGATTTTTTCAGCAGCATCTAGAACTTCCTTAGGAAATTCAGGATTGATGTCGTTATCCAAAACGATTGAAATAATATCAACGCCAGGATCATTCTTGTTACCAATGATCTCAAGTGCTGTACCTTCCATACTTTGTGGATGGTCATCGTTAGGATATTCATCGATCGAGACTTGGACCATATCACCCATTTGTGGATGAAGGCCTTTGTCAGAAATAAAGATCATGTAAGTCGAATAGCGTTTTTCATGACTTTGAACATAGCCAAAGTGGCCAGTCTTTTTAACTTGAACGTCACTGTATGGATGGAATTCACCCACTAATTTGTCGACTGAGCGTTCAACGATCTTAGTAATCTTACCTTCAGGTCCCTTATCATTCCATGGGTTTGAAGGTTTTGTAATTTGAATTTCTACTTGATCGCCATTGACCGCATGCAAAGTGTGGTCACGAGTAATAAAGGCATCTGGTTCGACCTCGTCGTAGCGAACAAATCCGAATCCTTTTTCGTTGGCCTTAAATACACCCTCAACGACCTTAGTCTGTTGAGCCATCTTGAATTCGTCTTTGTTAGTAAGCGTGATCTTACCTTCGCCCTCGAGAACAGCCAAAGCTTTAACAACACGTTTGAATGCTGAAGCTCCGTGCATTCTCAATACATCTTCAATTTGTTCAGAAGTATAGCGACGATCTGGGTTGCTTCTGAAAAATTCCAGGATATCTGAAATTAATTTATTATCTTTATCAGGCATTTCTTTCCTCAATTTTTTCTAAAAAGTTTAATACGTCAGACTGTAAGTCTTTATGTGCATTATTGATAGTTAGGACGTGGCCAGCATCGTACCAATGCAAATCAGCATCTGTTACGATTGACTGTACCTTATCCGCACCGTGAGGATCGACCATTTTATCTGTTTTTCCTTGACCAATAAAATACGGTTTATGAATCTTCTTTAGATCCTCAGTAACTTGCAACGTCTCGGTTTGAATATTAGTTAAAAATCCATCGATCTTGCTGTCAATCACAGCGAGCTTACTATCGATCTCAGAATCAGCTAGCTCATTTAGTTGATAAACCTTTTGAGCATAGATCAGAAATTCTGAACGTATCATCTTAAAACTAGTATTGAATAGTGGCGAGCCAAAAGTTCCCCCACCGAGTACGTCGGACATGTTTTCGATTGCCTTGGTAGCAAAAATAG from Companilactobacillus sp. includes these protein-coding regions:
- the rnr gene encoding ribonuclease R, encoding MPDKDNKLISDILEFFRSNPDRRYTSEQIEDVLRMHGASAFKRVVKALAVLEGEGKITLTNKDEFKMAQQTKVVEGVFKANEKGFGFVRYDEVEPDAFITRDHTLHAVNGDQVEIQITKPSNPWNDKGPEGKITKIVERSVDKLVGEFHPYSDVQVKKTGHFGYVQSHEKRYSTYMIFISDKGLHPQMGDMVQVSIDEYPNDDHPQSMEGTALEIIGNKNDPGVDIISIVLDNDINPEFPKEVLDAAEKIPDHVTEADREGRKDLTKNTVITIDGDDSKDFDDAVEVEKLSNCNFHLGVHIADVTHYVREGSPIDDEAYERGTSTYLVDRVIPMLPFRLSNGICSLNPGEDRLALTCEMEIDPQGNVLTHDIFPSVIQSKYRMTYNNVNEILKGDVELNEEYADLVPMLKDMAELHEILFNKRHERGAIDFEETEAQIIVDENGKPIDIKLRNRGTSERMIESFMLAANETVAEHYNMSHVPFLYRVHEKPDAEKVKNFFEFAAAIGVQVKGNLKEITPKMFQNVLASVVDTPEEQVVTIMLLRSLQQARYSDQALGHFGLAAKYYTHFTSPIRRYPDLIVHRMVHEYAENGFTDKEKEKWAEKLQPIAEHTSSRERKSIDAERAVDDLKKTEYMADKVGEEFDAVVSSVTSFGMFIQLDNTVEGLIHISNMKDDYYEYDEKSMSMHGRSTGKTFKVGQAIRVKLIRADAEQRKIDFERVLTPEEAERAKQREEEFQKRRNSHSRSTFRGNGRGSKGGNGKGGHNNHRGGGHGRSNNNNKRRGKYESR
- a CDS encoding alpha/beta hydrolase, which translates into the protein MKIIAPKPFYFDNGPKAVVLLHSLSGTPNDMRLLGRFLERNGYSAYAPMFAGHGTREPLDIIEKGGPANWWKQAEEALDFLKSQGKTEIYFFGLSLGAIFATKAIENMSDVLGGGTFGSPLFNTSFKMIRSEFLIYAQKVYQLNELADSEIDSKLAVIDSKIDGFLTNIQTETLQVTEDLKKIHKPYFIGQGKTDKMVDPHGADKVQSIVTDADLHWYDAGHVLTINNAHKDLQSDVLNFLEKIEERNA